The Gammaproteobacteria bacterium DNA segment TACGCGCGGACCGCCCGTCGTTTCAAACATCTCGACAGATCACTGAAAACGGGCGTACAGGTGACTGCGGCCTTCGCTTGTTTCGCTTGCAATGCAACGAACGCGACGATTGCGCTGGCTACCGGTTCCAGAAATAGGCGAGGCTCAGGCCGTAAGTGCGCGGCATGCCGGTTCGGCGGGAAATGTCGTCGCCCGGATTGATCACGTTATTGACGATGAACGTGTCGGTGAGGTTTCGCCCCCACAGCCCGGCCTTCCAGCGGCCATCGGCGGATTCGAGGCCGATGCGGGCGTTGACCAGCGAATACTCCGGGATGCGGAAGTCCGGCAGACCAGCCAGCGTGGCATTGGTGTCGTCGGTCCAGTTGTAGTCTGCCCCGAGGACGAAGTTGAGCGTGTGGGTCAGGCCGTGTACGTAGTGCAGCAGCAAGCTGGTCTCGAACTTGGGAGCGTAGTTGAACGGCCGCCCGGCGAAATCCACCTCGTTGCCCAGTTCGTCCGTGCCTTCGTATTCGCGGATTTCCGTGTCGACGTAGGCGCCCGAGGCCACGATAGAGAGGCCTTCCAGCGGCTCGGCGGTGATGTCGAATTCCGCGCCGTAGACACGCGCCTCGGGAGCGTTCTGCAGCACCGGCAGCTGTCCGAACAAGGGGTCCGGGAAGCTGCCGAGCAGTTGCTTGTCCTTGTAGAGGTAGTAATAGACCGCGCCGTTGATCTGGGCGTAGCCGCCGAAGGCGGTGTACTTGCTGCCGAGTTCGAAGGCGTCGAGCTGTTCCTGCTTCGCAGGCGCATACACATCCGTGTTGACGCCGCGAGACCGCCACCGGCAACTTCACCAAGATCGTGCAATGGGTGCCGGTGCGTATCGAGTTCGAGGCCGAGCCGGCCGCCGCCCAGCGCCTGCGTGCCGGCCTGTCGGTGGTGGTCAGT contains these protein-coding regions:
- a CDS encoding TonB-dependent receptor, whose protein sequence is MYAPAKQEQLDAFELGSKYTAFGGYAQINGAVYYYLYKDKQLLGSFPDPLFGQLPVLQNAPEARVYGAEFDITAEPLEGLSIVASGAYVDTEIREYEGTDELGNEVDFAGRPFNYAPKFETSLLLHYVHGLTHTLNFVLGADYNWTDDTNATLAGLPDFRIPEYSLVNARIGLESADGRWKAGLWGRNLTDTFIVNNVINPGDDISRRTGMPRTYGLSLAYFWNR